A genomic segment from Conger conger chromosome 2, fConCon1.1, whole genome shotgun sequence encodes:
- the LOC133113389 gene encoding geranylgeranyl pyrophosphate synthase-like produces MEVVEMLHNASLLIDDIEDGSTLRHGLPTAHNIYGIPSVINSANYVYFLCLEKVLTLEHPEAVRVFTCQLLELHQGQGLDIHWRDTYTCPSEAEYQSMVRQKTGGLFGLAVGLMQLFSGWTCDLKPLLDTLGLFFQILDDYANLHSREYTENKSFCEDLTEGKFSFPIIHAIRSKPESTQVQNILRQRTDNVDVKRYCTDYLEKAGSFKYTRQTLQDLEAEVHTLVRDLGGNPELEALIELLSCLYKEV; encoded by the coding sequence ATGGAGGTGGTGGAGATGCTCCACAATGCCAGCCTCCTGATCGATGACATTGAGGACGGCTCCACGCTCCGGCATGGCTTACCCACGGCGCACAACATTTACGGCATCCCGTCGGTCATTAACTCGGCAAACTACGTCTACTTCCTCTGCCTGGAGAAGGTGCTGACACTGGAGCACCCAGAGGCTGTGCGTGTCTTCACCTGCCAGCTCCTGGAGCTGCACCAGGGCCAGGGCCTGGACATCCACTGGAGGGACACCTACACGTGCCCCAGCGAGGCAGAGTACCAGTCCATGGTCCGCCAGAAGACGGGCGGCCTTTTCGGCCTGGCCGTGGGCCTCATGCAGCTCTTCTCCGGCTGGACCTGCGACCTCAAGCCCCTTCTGGACACGCTGGGGCTCTTCTTCCAGATCCTAGATGACTACGCCAATCTGCACTCCCGAGAGTACACCGAGAACAAGAGCTTCTGCGAGGACCTGACCGAGGGAAAGTTCTCGTTCCCCATCATCCATGCCATCCGCTCGAAGCCTGAAAGCACGCAGGTGCAGAACATCTTGCGGCAACGCACGGATAACGTGGACGTCAAGCGCTACTGCACGGACTACCTGGAGAAGGCTGGCTCGTTCAAGTACACCCGGCAGACCCTGCAGGACCTGGAGGCCGAGGTCCACACTCTGGTGCGGGACCTGGGAGGCAACCCCGAGCTGGAGGCCCTGATCGAGCTGCTCAGCTGCCTGTACAAAGAGGTGTga